Proteins found in one Allorhizobium pseudoryzae genomic segment:
- a CDS encoding DUF5680 domain-containing protein: MDHAELHEFIVEAKAATYVGGGATAPSSRTGSHDLQYRRGDWAYRDSYFGGTDFLGQEIVWWHDEPVWVMNYYGRVLDPSAIDGARAGHVIRTALPAMYREGRFLGGFSMEVDLYRYADESEGDHQSFVGLERILADGREVYRMNYHGGLVVP; encoded by the coding sequence ATGGATCACGCGGAACTGCACGAGTTCATCGTCGAAGCCAAGGCTGCCACCTATGTCGGCGGCGGGGCAACGGCGCCCTCGTCACGCACCGGTTCGCACGATCTTCAGTATCGGCGCGGCGACTGGGCCTATCGCGACAGCTATTTCGGCGGCACGGATTTTCTCGGACAGGAGATCGTCTGGTGGCACGATGAACCGGTCTGGGTGATGAACTATTATGGCCGTGTGCTGGATCCGTCAGCGATCGATGGCGCGCGGGCCGGCCATGTCATCCGCACGGCACTGCCTGCCATGTATCGTGAGGGCCGGTTCCTCGGCGGCTTTTCCATGGAGGTCGACCTCTATCGTTATGCCGATGAGAGCGAGGGAGATCATCAAAGCTTCGTCGGCCTCGAACGCATCCTCGCCGATGGCCGCGAGGTCTATCGGATGAATTATCACGGCGGTCTGGTCGTCCCGTAA
- a CDS encoding winged helix-turn-helix domain-containing protein, giving the protein MTILIDNRQARHIFLERQGLSRPPNRLLGRDGLLELIHDLGFVQVDSIQTVERAHHQILFSRNQTYLREHLAALLEDHRSLFEHWTHDASIIPSAFFPFWKHRFVRREARIRENWGKWQGEGYDSAVEETFRRIRDHGPVLAREVKAEDHKSGGWWNWHPSKTALEFLWHTGKLAIARRENFQKVYDLAERVIPPDHFSAEVEYADFVDWACRAALTRLGFATSGEIAAFFDLVTPQEAKVWVADHREELAEVELQTVEGRKRPSFAFAEQLPSLLEAPEPPARLRVLSPFDPLLRDRDRAERLFGFNYRIEVFVPEPKRQYGYYVFPLLEGDRMVGRIDMKADRKAGALIVKRLWWEPAIRASAGRLEKLEAELQRLARFSGVERVEFLADWQG; this is encoded by the coding sequence ATGACGATTCTGATCGACAACCGGCAGGCCCGGCACATCTTTCTCGAACGGCAGGGGCTCTCCCGGCCGCCCAACCGGCTGCTGGGGCGGGACGGGTTGCTGGAGCTGATCCATGATCTCGGTTTCGTGCAGGTCGACAGCATCCAGACGGTCGAGCGGGCGCATCACCAGATCCTGTTTTCCCGCAACCAGACCTATCTCCGGGAACATCTGGCAGCCCTTCTCGAAGACCACCGCAGCCTGTTCGAGCACTGGACGCATGATGCCTCGATCATCCCGTCCGCCTTCTTTCCCTTCTGGAAGCACCGGTTCGTGCGCCGCGAGGCCCGCATCCGTGAAAACTGGGGAAAGTGGCAGGGGGAAGGGTATGATTCCGCTGTCGAGGAAACCTTTCGGCGCATCCGCGATCATGGCCCGGTGCTGGCGCGGGAGGTGAAGGCGGAGGATCACAAGTCTGGCGGCTGGTGGAACTGGCATCCCTCGAAAACGGCGCTGGAATTCCTCTGGCACACCGGCAAGCTCGCCATCGCCCGCCGCGAAAACTTCCAGAAGGTCTATGATCTCGCCGAACGGGTGATCCCGCCCGACCATTTTTCGGCGGAGGTCGAATATGCCGATTTCGTCGATTGGGCTTGCCGTGCTGCACTGACCCGGCTCGGCTTTGCCACCTCCGGCGAAATCGCCGCCTTCTTCGATCTCGTGACGCCGCAGGAGGCGAAGGTCTGGGTGGCCGACCATCGCGAGGAGCTGGCAGAGGTCGAATTGCAGACGGTGGAGGGGCGAAAGCGTCCCTCCTTCGCCTTTGCCGAACAACTGCCGTCCCTCTTGGAAGCACCCGAACCGCCGGCGCGTCTGAGGGTGCTCAGCCCCTTCGATCCGCTGCTGCGGGATCGTGATCGCGCCGAACGCCTGTTCGGCTTCAACTACCGGATCGAGGTTTTCGTGCCGGAGCCGAAGCGGCAATACGGTTATTACGTCTTTCCCCTGCTGGAAGGCGACCGCATGGTCGGTCGCATCGACATGAAGGCCGATCGCAAGGCGGGAGCCCTGATCGTCAAGCGCCTCTGGTGGGAACCGGCTATCCGTGCAAGCGCCGGCCGGCTGGAAAAGCTGGAAGCGGAATTGCAGCGCCTCGCCCGCTTTTCGGGTGTCGAGAGGGTCGAGTTCTTGGCCGATTGGCAGGGTTGA
- a CDS encoding bifunctional diguanylate cyclase/phosphodiesterase, with product MDHAYRRYRGPIAIAVAIALMVICGGVVMDYQRTKSHQLALKEAADLNVNVILKQLIERLDNQLFAADGLAHTLKEHGSFAVQSIDEPVRHELERSPALLAVVIAPNNQLARLITRTTAIGDGTHPLNGTVAGINVDNLARQLRDFDASDRSLLVESAEDTTLTLAVPLTDAKGRDWGTLALLIDEHQFLLDAGISPSTSTMNIQETTKTGWMHVSIQHLGSTGTTRLTGTDLSDLAPIVSSIPVPGGAWEIAAAPHGGWDAAPDDQGSFRLLLAFGGFATIIPVFVASVLVAERNRHITMLKSRESKLVELSQRFSLAMETSNIGIWEVTGDNHLSWDARAAALHGHFGEVADNRLEEWLQSVYPEDLDAAEAHFFTCICSTGPCSQVYRVQTPEGDVRYLRSAGASYRNADGTTRTTGIVWDITSDMMVNQTLRSAKEDSDIKNAELELALEELSNREQELEELSSRLDLALASYNCGIWESNLETGKEIWDARMCQLYNVPYTDGVIASDKWISLIHPDDRPRAEEIRPKFPRGDQNSLTVRVPLPDGSIRYVRSFGKSHVMRDGARKIVGIAFDATEDMRMTQEIEAAKHEAEAKNIELELALDELSNREQDLEELSSRLDLALASYNCGIWEATPQDRTEVWDARMCQLYGIASTGRTVTNEQWLAMVHPDDREMALHISPNLPVSMKEPLTVRVPQPDGSIRYVRSFGKAHSMRDGTVKIVGIAFDVTQDMRLTQQLQIAKRDAEAKNVELELAKQSIEHNALHDPLTLLGNRRKLDLELDALSRDSQSSRLSATILHLDLDRFKQINDTLGHAAGDAMLTHTATILRNVVGAGAVVARIGGDEFVILLRHTADTAEVSELANRIISEFRQPMDFDGFSCRCGVSIGIAQANGMRIDARRLLINADIALYRAKAEGRNRFEFFTQNLQAEIITHKRTADELLSAIENGEFTAWYQPQFCADSREMVGVEALVRWNHPYRGIVAPDAFLPIAEDLNVSAVIDQIVLETVLKDQMRWAAAGISVPRVSVNVSSKRLHDESLVSTLETLSITPGRIAFELVESIFLDESEDIVTHNLERIKALGIDIEIDDFGTGHTSIVSLLKLKPKRLKIDRQLVMPIITSPQERSLVRSIIEIAKSLGVETVAEGVETMEHAALLRNLGCDLLQGYAFARPLPFADFVDGARNGFRKVA from the coding sequence ATGGACCATGCGTATCGACGGTATCGTGGCCCGATCGCCATTGCCGTTGCCATCGCCTTGATGGTCATCTGTGGCGGCGTCGTCATGGATTACCAACGGACGAAAAGCCATCAGCTTGCCCTCAAGGAAGCGGCCGACCTCAACGTCAATGTCATCCTGAAGCAGTTGATCGAGCGGCTGGACAACCAGTTGTTTGCCGCCGACGGTCTTGCGCATACGTTGAAGGAGCATGGCAGCTTCGCCGTGCAATCCATTGATGAGCCGGTTCGCCATGAGCTGGAGCGCAGTCCTGCCTTGCTGGCCGTTGTCATCGCACCGAACAATCAGCTCGCGCGGCTCATCACCAGGACCACGGCCATCGGCGACGGCACGCATCCTCTGAACGGCACCGTCGCCGGCATCAATGTGGACAACCTTGCACGGCAGCTTCGCGACTTCGATGCGTCCGACCGCAGCCTGCTTGTGGAAAGCGCCGAAGACACGACGCTGACGCTGGCGGTGCCGCTGACGGATGCCAAGGGACGCGATTGGGGAACGCTCGCCCTGTTGATCGACGAGCATCAGTTCCTGCTCGACGCGGGCATCAGCCCCTCGACCTCCACCATGAACATTCAGGAGACCACCAAGACCGGCTGGATGCATGTCTCCATCCAGCACCTGGGCTCTACGGGCACAACCCGGCTGACGGGGACGGATCTGTCCGACCTGGCGCCGATCGTCTCGTCCATTCCGGTCCCAGGCGGTGCCTGGGAGATTGCCGCCGCACCGCATGGCGGCTGGGATGCCGCACCGGACGATCAGGGATCCTTCCGGCTGCTTCTTGCCTTCGGCGGCTTTGCAACCATCATCCCCGTCTTCGTGGCGAGCGTGCTGGTGGCCGAACGCAACCGGCACATCACGATGTTGAAGTCGCGGGAATCGAAGCTCGTCGAGTTGTCGCAGCGTTTCAGCCTCGCCATGGAAACGTCCAATATCGGCATCTGGGAAGTCACGGGCGACAACCATCTCTCCTGGGATGCGCGCGCCGCCGCTCTTCACGGCCATTTCGGCGAGGTGGCGGACAACCGCCTCGAGGAATGGCTTCAGTCGGTCTATCCCGAGGATCTCGATGCCGCCGAGGCGCATTTCTTTACCTGCATCTGCTCGACCGGCCCCTGTTCGCAGGTCTATCGCGTGCAAACGCCAGAAGGAGATGTCCGTTATCTGAGATCCGCGGGTGCCAGCTACCGCAATGCCGATGGCACGACGCGCACCACCGGCATCGTCTGGGACATCACCTCCGACATGATGGTGAACCAGACGCTGCGCAGCGCCAAGGAAGACAGCGACATCAAAAACGCCGAGCTGGAACTGGCGCTTGAGGAACTTTCGAACCGCGAGCAGGAACTGGAAGAACTGTCCAGCCGCCTTGACCTGGCGCTCGCCTCCTACAATTGCGGGATCTGGGAATCGAACCTCGAGACGGGGAAGGAAATCTGGGACGCTCGCATGTGCCAGCTCTACAACGTCCCGTACACGGACGGCGTCATTGCCAGCGACAAGTGGATCAGCCTCATCCATCCCGATGACCGCCCCCGGGCTGAAGAGATACGCCCGAAGTTTCCGCGCGGCGACCAGAACTCTCTCACCGTGCGCGTTCCCCTGCCCGACGGCAGCATCCGCTACGTCCGCTCGTTCGGCAAAAGCCACGTGATGCGGGACGGCGCCCGCAAGATTGTCGGTATTGCCTTCGATGCGACCGAAGACATGCGGATGACCCAGGAGATCGAGGCCGCCAAGCACGAGGCGGAAGCCAAGAACATCGAGCTGGAGCTGGCGCTGGACGAGCTGTCGAACCGCGAACAGGATCTCGAGGAACTCTCCAGCCGTCTCGACCTGGCACTGGCTTCCTATAATTGCGGAATCTGGGAAGCCACGCCGCAAGACCGCACGGAAGTGTGGGATGCCCGCATGTGCCAGCTTTACGGCATTGCCTCGACGGGTCGGACCGTCACGAACGAACAATGGCTTGCCATGGTTCACCCCGATGACCGGGAAATGGCACTGCACATCTCGCCCAACCTGCCCGTTTCCATGAAGGAACCGCTGACAGTGCGCGTGCCGCAGCCGGATGGCAGCATCCGTTACGTGCGCTCCTTCGGCAAGGCACACAGCATGCGCGACGGGACGGTGAAGATCGTCGGCATCGCGTTCGACGTGACGCAGGACATGCGCCTCACCCAGCAGCTGCAGATCGCCAAGCGGGATGCCGAGGCCAAGAACGTCGAGCTGGAACTGGCGAAACAGAGCATCGAGCACAACGCGCTGCACGATCCGCTGACCTTGCTCGGCAACCGCCGCAAGCTCGATCTGGAGCTCGACGCCTTGTCGCGGGACAGCCAGAGCTCCCGCCTGAGCGCGACGATCCTGCATCTCGACCTCGACCGCTTCAAGCAGATCAACGACACGCTGGGCCACGCCGCCGGTGACGCGATGCTGACGCATACGGCGACGATCCTGCGCAACGTCGTGGGCGCCGGGGCCGTCGTTGCCCGCATCGGCGGCGACGAATTCGTCATTCTCCTGCGCCATACCGCCGATACGGCGGAGGTCTCGGAGCTTGCCAACCGCATCATCAGCGAGTTCCGCCAGCCGATGGATTTCGACGGTTTCTCCTGTCGCTGCGGTGTCTCCATCGGGATTGCCCAGGCCAACGGCATGCGCATCGATGCCCGTCGCCTGCTGATCAATGCCGACATTGCGCTTTACCGGGCCAAGGCCGAGGGGCGTAACCGCTTCGAGTTCTTCACCCAGAACCTGCAGGCGGAGATCATCACGCACAAGCGCACGGCCGACGAGTTGCTGAGCGCGATCGAAAACGGAGAATTCACAGCCTGGTACCAGCCACAGTTCTGCGCCGATTCCCGCGAAATGGTTGGCGTCGAAGCGCTTGTGCGCTGGAACCATCCCTATCGCGGCATCGTCGCGCCGGATGCCTTCCTGCCGATTGCCGAGGACCTTAATGTTTCGGCGGTGATCGACCAGATCGTTTTGGAAACCGTGCTGAAGGACCAGATGCGCTGGGCCGCCGCCGGCATCAGCGTACCGCGCGTCTCCGTCAACGTCTCCTCCAAGCGCCTGCATGATGAAAGCCTGGTCTCGACGCTGGAGACGCTGTCCATCACGCCCGGCCGGATTGCCTTCGAACTCGTTGAATCCATCTTCCTGGACGAGAGCGAAGACATCGTCACGCACAATCTGGAGCGCATCAAGGCGCTCGGGATCGACATCGAGATCGACGATTTCGGCACCGGCCACACCTCCATCGTCAGTCTTCTCAAGCTGAAGCCGAAGCGACTGAAGATCGATCGCCAGCTGGTGATGCCGATCATCACCTCGCCGCAGGAGCGCTCGCTGGTGCGCTCGATCATCGAAATCGCCAAGTCGCTCGGGGTCGAGACCGTGGCCGAGGGCGTCGAGACGATGGAACATGCCGCACTGCTGCGCAACCTCGGCTGCGACCTCCTGCAGGGTTACGCCTTTGCCCGTCCCCTGCCCTTCGCGGACTTTGTCGATGGCGCCCGCAATGGTTTCCGCAAGGTCGCCTGA
- a CDS encoding DUF1344 domain-containing protein — MRILISALLATASLLSPLSAFSQSMDVEATIKAVDTKKLNLTLDDGKVYKVPEEFNFDGLSAGVKVVVFYTVVDGNRMVDDLQVMQ, encoded by the coding sequence ATGCGCATCCTGATTTCCGCCCTTCTGGCCACGGCAAGCCTGCTGTCTCCCCTGTCTGCCTTCTCGCAGAGCATGGACGTGGAGGCGACCATTAAGGCAGTGGACACCAAGAAGCTCAACCTCACCCTCGATGACGGGAAGGTCTACAAGGTGCCGGAGGAGTTCAACTTCGACGGCCTGAGCGCGGGTGTGAAGGTTGTCGTCTTCTATACGGTGGTCGATGGCAACCGCATGGTGGATGACCTGCAGGTCATGCAATAA
- the aroC gene encoding chorismate synthase, with protein MSHNTFGHLFRVTTWGESHGPALGCVVDGCPPGLTFTLDEIQSFMDKRKPGQSRFVTQRREDDLVKVLSGVMLAEDGVTMTTTGTPISMLIENTDQRSKDYGEIAKRFRPGHADFTYDLKYGIRDYRGGGRSSARETAARVAAGVLARKVVPQATIRGALVQIGKHKINRANWDWTQVDQNPFFCPDAAMVPVWEEYLDGIRKAGSSIGAVIEVVAENVPAGLGAPIYAKLDQDIASLLMSINAVKGVEIGDGFAAAELSGEDNADEMRMGNDGTPLFLSNHAGGILGGISTGQPIVARFAVKPTSSILTERQSIDSDGNNVDVRTKGRHDPCVGIRAAPIGEAMVACAIADHYLRDRGQTGRLK; from the coding sequence ATGTCGCATAATACATTCGGTCATCTCTTCCGCGTCACCACCTGGGGTGAAAGTCACGGGCCGGCTCTCGGATGTGTCGTGGATGGCTGCCCTCCGGGCCTCACCTTCACGCTCGACGAGATCCAGTCCTTCATGGACAAACGCAAGCCCGGCCAGTCGCGCTTCGTGACGCAGCGGCGCGAGGACGACCTCGTCAAGGTTCTCTCCGGCGTGATGCTGGCCGAAGACGGCGTGACGATGACGACGACCGGCACGCCGATCTCGATGCTGATCGAAAACACCGACCAGCGCTCCAAGGATTACGGCGAGATCGCCAAACGTTTCCGCCCCGGCCATGCGGATTTCACCTACGACCTGAAATACGGCATTCGCGATTATCGTGGCGGCGGACGCTCGTCTGCGCGCGAGACGGCAGCCCGCGTGGCGGCCGGCGTGCTGGCCCGCAAGGTGGTGCCGCAGGCAACGATCCGCGGTGCCCTGGTGCAGATCGGCAAGCACAAGATCAACCGCGCCAACTGGGACTGGACGCAGGTCGACCAGAACCCGTTCTTCTGCCCGGATGCCGCGATGGTGCCGGTGTGGGAAGAGTATCTCGACGGCATCCGCAAGGCGGGCTCCTCCATCGGCGCCGTGATCGAGGTGGTGGCCGAAAACGTGCCGGCCGGGCTCGGCGCGCCGATCTATGCCAAGCTCGACCAGGACATCGCCTCGCTTCTGATGTCCATCAATGCCGTCAAGGGCGTGGAAATCGGTGACGGTTTTGCTGCAGCCGAACTCTCCGGCGAAGACAATGCCGACGAGATGCGCATGGGCAATGACGGCACGCCGCTGTTCTTGTCCAACCATGCGGGCGGCATCCTCGGCGGCATCTCGACCGGCCAGCCGATCGTCGCCCGCTTCGCCGTCAAGCCCACCTCGTCGATCCTGACCGAACGCCAGTCGATCGATTCCGACGGCAACAATGTCGATGTCCGCACCAAGGGACGGCATGATCCGTGCGTCGGCATTCGGGCCGCACCAATTGGCGAAGCCATGGTTGCCTGCGCGATCGCCGACCATTATCTGCGGGATCGCGGCCAGACCGGCCGCCTCAAATAA
- a CDS encoding GNAT family N-acetyltransferase produces MTNDDYRIEARTPHVEDYMRLRLVSGLTPFSREAAEKGLPNTIFAVCLMRGDETVGMGRIIGDGGCFFQVTDIAIQPEHQGRGLAKWIMQALSDYIEIHLPATAYVSLIADVPANRLYAQFGFAETAPRSVGMSRVVGR; encoded by the coding sequence ATGACGAATGACGATTACCGGATCGAAGCCCGCACGCCGCATGTCGAGGATTACATGCGGCTGCGGCTGGTCTCCGGCCTCACGCCCTTTTCCCGCGAAGCAGCGGAAAAGGGTCTGCCGAACACGATCTTCGCCGTCTGCCTGATGCGGGGTGACGAGACGGTCGGCATGGGCCGCATCATCGGCGATGGCGGCTGCTTCTTTCAGGTCACCGACATCGCCATCCAGCCGGAGCATCAGGGCCGCGGGCTTGCGAAATGGATCATGCAGGCGCTCAGCGATTATATCGAAATCCATCTCCCCGCGACCGCCTATGTCAGTCTGATCGCCGACGTGCCGGCCAACCGGCTTTACGCCCAGTTCGGTTTCGCTGAAACGGCGCCGCGCTCGGTCGGCATGTCGCGGGTTGTTGGGCGCTAG
- a CDS encoding histidine phosphatase family protein — MLIYMIRHGQTDWNAEGRLQGQKDIGLNDKGRAQARHNGATLRMLVGDRVGAFDFVASPLSRTRETMQLARGEMGLDPLDYRTDDRLVELSFGDWEGHTLDEIRAVAPDRLKMRSRQKWAFIPPGPDAESYEILSWRVGAWLQSVEKPTVCVSHGGVIRSVLKLVGGWDELEAARCDIPQDRVLVIERDKDRAEWHQI, encoded by the coding sequence GTGCTCATCTACATGATCCGCCACGGGCAGACCGACTGGAATGCCGAAGGCAGGCTTCAGGGCCAGAAGGACATCGGGCTGAACGACAAGGGGCGCGCGCAGGCGCGCCACAATGGCGCGACGCTTCGCATGCTGGTCGGCGACCGTGTGGGGGCGTTCGATTTCGTCGCCTCTCCCCTCTCCCGCACCCGCGAGACGATGCAGCTCGCACGCGGGGAAATGGGGCTCGACCCGCTCGACTACCGCACCGACGACCGGCTGGTCGAACTGTCCTTCGGGGACTGGGAGGGCCATACGCTGGACGAGATCCGGGCTGTGGCGCCGGATCGTCTCAAGATGCGCTCCCGGCAAAAATGGGCTTTCATTCCGCCCGGCCCCGATGCCGAAAGCTATGAGATCCTGTCATGGCGGGTGGGCGCCTGGCTACAATCGGTGGAGAAACCCACCGTCTGCGTCAGCCATGGCGGCGTCATCCGGTCGGTGCTGAAGCTCGTCGGCGGGTGGGATGAACTTGAGGCGGCCCGCTGCGATATCCCGCAGGACCGCGTGCTGGTCATCGAGCGCGACAAGGATCGCGCCGAGTGGCACCAGATCTAA
- a CDS encoding antitoxin Xre-like helix-turn-helix domain-containing protein, which produces MVAIPSATRQPGIIERRGFADEGERARLSQTALKAYGRLVAAWGLTAQQAAALLGVSVSTWERMKAGPAGKMLSQDQMTRISALTGIYKGLHLLFVDDMADRWPQLSNSGVLFDRRTPVEAMMSGGIPHMLEVRRYVDAVRGGL; this is translated from the coding sequence ATGGTCGCCATACCGAGTGCAACGCGCCAACCGGGCATCATCGAGCGGCGCGGCTTTGCCGATGAGGGCGAACGGGCGCGTCTGTCGCAGACGGCGCTGAAGGCGTACGGGCGGCTGGTGGCTGCGTGGGGCCTTACCGCGCAGCAGGCCGCAGCTCTGCTCGGGGTCTCCGTCAGCACCTGGGAGCGGATGAAGGCCGGACCGGCTGGAAAGATGCTGAGCCAGGATCAGATGACGCGGATCTCGGCGCTCACCGGCATCTACAAGGGCCTGCATCTGCTGTTCGTCGATGACATGGCCGACCGCTGGCCGCAGCTTTCCAACAGCGGCGTCCTCTTTGATCGCCGCACACCGGTCGAGGCGATGATGTCCGGCGGCATTCCACACATGCTGGAAGTGCGCCGATACGTCGATGCCGTGCGCGGGGGGCTCTGA
- the ribB gene encoding 3,4-dihydroxy-2-butanone-4-phosphate synthase: MPFDQKRVVDAIRAFEAGQIVVVTDDDDRENEGDLIVAAVHCTADKMAFIVRHTSGIVCTPMPREEAKRLNLNAMVAENDSAHTTAFTVTVDFKHGTTTGISAEDRTLTVRNLANPNVGPTDFVRPGHIFPLIAREGGVLMRSGHTEAAVDLCKLAGLPPVGVICELVNDDGTVMRGPQVSAFAEKHGLLQVSVADLIAYRQRKETLIELQSSFEIATPVGPAKAHAYSLPWDPMQHLAVVFGDIRDGEDIPVRLHLENVARDVFGTDRSVSRYMQKISEAGRGIIIYLREGSVGVGQSGTGRRARKGAEDHEQAQSRESEWLEIGLGAQILKDLGVTSIKLYSSRERHYVGLEGFGIKITATEIV; encoded by the coding sequence ATGCCTTTCGACCAGAAACGCGTCGTCGACGCCATCCGCGCCTTTGAAGCCGGGCAGATCGTCGTCGTCACCGATGACGACGATCGCGAGAACGAAGGGGATCTCATCGTCGCCGCCGTTCACTGCACCGCCGACAAGATGGCCTTCATCGTGCGCCACACCTCCGGCATCGTCTGCACGCCGATGCCGCGCGAGGAAGCCAAGCGCCTGAACCTCAACGCCATGGTGGCGGAAAACGACAGCGCGCATACCACGGCCTTCACCGTGACCGTCGATTTCAAACACGGCACGACCACCGGCATTTCGGCGGAAGACCGGACGCTGACGGTGCGCAACCTCGCCAATCCGAATGTCGGCCCCACCGATTTCGTTCGTCCCGGCCACATCTTCCCGCTGATTGCCCGCGAAGGCGGTGTCTTGATGCGCTCCGGCCATACGGAAGCGGCCGTCGATCTCTGCAAGCTTGCCGGCCTGCCGCCGGTCGGCGTCATTTGCGAACTGGTGAACGACGACGGCACCGTGATGCGCGGCCCGCAGGTTTCGGCCTTCGCCGAAAAGCACGGCCTGCTGCAGGTCTCGGTCGCCGATCTCATCGCCTACCGCCAGCGCAAGGAAACGCTGATCGAGTTGCAGTCGAGCTTCGAGATCGCCACCCCCGTCGGTCCGGCGAAGGCGCATGCCTATTCGCTGCCCTGGGACCCGATGCAGCATCTCGCCGTCGTCTTCGGCGATATCCGTGACGGCGAGGACATTCCGGTGCGCCTGCATCTGGAAAACGTCGCCCGCGACGTCTTCGGCACCGATCGGTCCGTCTCCCGCTACATGCAGAAGATCAGCGAAGCCGGCCGCGGCATCATCATCTACCTGCGCGAAGGCTCCGTGGGTGTCGGCCAGTCCGGCACGGGACGACGTGCACGCAAAGGCGCGGAAGATCACGAGCAGGCGCAGAGCCGCGAAAGCGAGTGGCTGGAAATCGGGCTCGGCGCGCAGATCCTGAAAGATCTCGGCGTCACCTCGATCAAGCTCTACTCGTCCCGCGAGCGCCATTATGTCGGCCTCGAAGGGTTCGGCATCAAGATCACGGCGACCGAGATCGTTTGA
- a CDS encoding RES family NAD+ phosphorylase: MQVAGVPVTVIAYPRTVRLVSTARLRASVLEALVDSERELQDLAEIEGATSGRLQAETIGLSGLVPQDLVYDVPHGHFINASFAYAKPREPNRFNGETRGAWYAALAVETCLAEITFHMTDFLEKAGDFHATVDYAEMLCSVSGDFVDLRERPDHPSLAADKASGYPAGNRLADDARHAGTNGIIYPSVRHPGGTCLAILRPAAVQSVRQADVWRLVWNGEPAPVVTGPLAG; the protein is encoded by the coding sequence GTGCAGGTGGCCGGCGTTCCGGTGACGGTGATTGCCTATCCGCGCACCGTGAGGCTCGTCTCGACGGCGCGGCTGAGGGCCTCTGTCCTGGAAGCGCTCGTGGATAGCGAGCGCGAACTGCAGGACCTGGCGGAGATCGAGGGTGCCACCTCGGGCCGCCTTCAGGCGGAGACGATCGGGTTGTCCGGCCTCGTTCCCCAGGACCTCGTCTATGACGTACCGCATGGCCATTTCATCAATGCCAGCTTCGCCTATGCCAAGCCGCGCGAGCCGAACCGGTTCAACGGCGAGACGCGTGGTGCCTGGTATGCGGCGCTTGCGGTGGAGACGTGCCTCGCCGAAATCACCTTCCACATGACGGATTTTCTAGAGAAGGCCGGCGATTTCCATGCGACGGTCGATTATGCGGAAATGCTGTGCAGCGTGTCTGGCGACTTCGTCGATCTGCGCGAGAGGCCGGATCATCCGTCGCTCGCAGCGGACAAGGCCAGCGGTTATCCGGCGGGCAATCGGCTGGCGGATGACGCCCGCCATGCCGGCACGAACGGCATCATCTATCCGTCGGTGCGCCATCCAGGCGGGACCTGCCTGGCGATCCTGCGCCCGGCTGCCGTGCAATCGGTCCGGCAGGCAGACGTCTGGCGGCTTGTCTGGAATGGAGAGCCGGCGCCGGTCGTCACAGGACCGCTCGCCGGCTGA
- a CDS encoding energy-coupling factor ABC transporter ATP-binding protein: MHILFDQAELRYGERIALHPLSLDLSEQRIGVIGLNGSGKTSFARLVNGLAKPSRGRVTLDGLDTVADDKAVMAATGFIFQNPGHQIILPIIRDDIALGPKSRGRKGAALEEAVDAVLARFGIADLADRRPHELSGGQLQLAALAAVVVTKPKLILFDEPTNQLDLKNRALVKAAIESLDEQAIVISHDLDLVQDFERVLVFHEGALAFDGAGGAAVARYREIAAC; this comes from the coding sequence GTGCACATTCTCTTCGATCAGGCGGAGTTGCGATATGGCGAGCGGATCGCGCTTCATCCGCTGAGCCTTGACCTGAGCGAGCAACGCATTGGCGTCATCGGGCTGAACGGCTCCGGCAAGACGAGTTTTGCCCGGCTCGTGAACGGGCTTGCCAAGCCGAGCCGTGGTCGCGTGACGCTGGATGGGCTCGATACGGTTGCAGACGACAAGGCGGTGATGGCGGCGACCGGTTTCATCTTCCAGAATCCGGGCCACCAGATCATCCTGCCGATCATCCGCGACGATATTGCGCTCGGACCGAAGAGCCGCGGACGGAAGGGTGCTGCACTCGAAGAGGCGGTGGATGCCGTGCTTGCCCGCTTCGGGATTGCCGATCTCGCCGACCGGCGGCCGCACGAGCTTTCCGGCGGGCAATTGCAGCTCGCAGCGCTGGCCGCCGTGGTGGTGACGAAGCCAAAACTGATCCTGTTCGACGAGCCGACCAACCAGCTCGATCTCAAGAACCGTGCGCTGGTGAAGGCGGCGATCGAGAGCCTAGACGAGCAGGCCATCGTCATCAGCCATGACCTCGACCTGGTACAGGATTTCGAGCGGGTGCTGGTGTTTCATGAGGGCGCGCTCGCCTTCGATGGCGCGGGCGGGGCCGCGGTCGCCCGTTACCGGGAGATCGCCGCATGCTGA